The Pelobates fuscus isolate aPelFus1 chromosome 2, aPelFus1.pri, whole genome shotgun sequence genome has a segment encoding these proteins:
- the MARCKS gene encoding myristoylated alanine-rich C-kinase substrate yields MGAQFSKSPSKGEAATAEKPGEAVAASPSKTNGQENGHVKANGDASPAAAEAGKEEVQANGSAPAEETPKEEAAAAEAAPEKEAAAASPAEGESAEPATPAEGESSAKAEEAGSTSTPSTSNETPKKKKKRFSFKKSFKLSGFSFKKNKKESSEGGESEGAAASTEAAKEGAAAPEAASEEAKPAQEEAPADSSTEEKKEEVAEASPEPQEAKTEEATPEKPSEEAKPTEEQKTEEKTAEEAPVPSAAPEAHSTEPEAPKAEEPAAPTQEATSESSPAAESAE; encoded by the exons ATGGGAGCCCAATTCTCCAAGAGTCCATCCAAAGGTGAAGCAGCCACCGCTGAGAAACCAGGGGAAGCAGTAGCAGCATCTCCATCCAAGACTAATGGCCAG GAGAACGGTCATGTGAAAGCTAATGGAGATGCATCTCCTGCGGCAGCTGAGGCTGGGAAAGAGGAAGTACAGGCCAATGGGAGTGCCCCTGCCGAGGAGACGCCAAAAGAAGAGGCTGCAGCAGCTGAGGCTGCACCAGAAAAGGAGGCCGCAGCAGCCTCTCCTGCCGAAGGGGAGAGTGCAGAACCAGCCACTCCTGCTGAGGGTGAATCCTCTGCCAAAGCGGAGGAAGCAGGGTCCACATCTACACCTTCCACCAGCAATGAAACACCCAAGAAGAAAAAGAAGCGTTTTTCATTCAAAAAGTCCTTCAAATTGAGTGGTTTTTCTTTCAAAAAGAACAAAAAGGAGAGCAGTGAAGGAGGAGAAAGTGAGGGCGCAGCTGCATCCACTGAAGCAGCAAAAGAAGGCGCTGCTGCTCCAGAGGCAGCAAGTGAAGAGGCCAAGCCTGCCCAAGAAGAGGCTCCTGCAGACAGCAGTACAGAGGAGAAAAAGGAGGAGGTTGCAGAAGCATCTCCTGAACCCCAGGAGGCCAAAACAGAGGAGGCTACACCAGAGAAGCCCTCTGAGGAGGCAAAGCCTACTGAAGAGCAGAAAACTGAGGAAAAAACAGCAGAAGAAGCCCCAGTCCCTAGTGCTGCTCCAGAAGCCCATTCCACTGAACCAGAGGCACCCAAAGCTGAAGAACCAGCAGCTCCTACACAGGAAGCTACATCCGAATCCAGTCCAGCAGCTGAGTCAGcagagtaa